In the genome of Kwoniella shivajii chromosome 5, complete sequence, one region contains:
- a CDS encoding calcium/proton exchanger — protein MPTQENTPLLGLTRGHDGASTKVPFKPLKSTRYLLLGSWINVLLIAVPLSFIADLLHWSAAARFATSFLAIVPLAKLLGDSTEQLSMKLVELIVAIAALIQNELRLVQTSLLGSVLSNLLLVLGMSFFASSLLTLACITLILPAAYHASNDDTVSATIKTLLEDGAPDPNDSSLRGLLVLSRGTSIILLLTYFGYLYFQLRTHAQLFEAEENEDEEAEVASMDQWSAGAWLVIITVITSFCADILVGSIDETAEQWHIPKSIQIAAGMIPLLVIIAWPLHKDLTLFFANFETIVLFVSVMLVNLLLQDGRTNYMEGVMLIALYLVIALSYLV, from the exons ATGCCAACTCAAGAAAACACACCGCTCTTAGGCTTGACCCGTGGCCATGACGGGGCATCTACAAAGGTCCCCTTCAAACCTCTCAAGTCCACTCGATATCTCCTGCTTGGCTCATGGATTAACGTCTTACTCATTGCTGTTCCTTTGTCTTTTATCG cggatcttcttcactgGAGTGCCGCTGCGCGATTCGCTACGTCCTTCCTGGCGATCGTTCCTCTCGCTAAG CTCCTCGGAGACAGCACCGAACAGCTCTCAATGAAGCTTG TGGAGTTAATCGTAGCTATCGCCGCACTTATCCAGA ATGAACTTCGTCTTGTTCAAACTTCACTTCTCGGAAGTGTTTTGTCCAACTTGCTTCTCGTTCTAGGCATGAGTTTCTTCGC CTCGTCCCTTTTGACTCTCGCCTGCATCACGTTGATCCTACCTGCTGCAT ACCATGCCTCGAACGACGACACGGTCTCAGCTACAATCAAAACGTTGCTTGAAGACGGTGCTCCTGATCCAAATGATTCTTCGCTCCGTGGCCTCCTAGTTTTGTCACGAGGAACCTccatcattcttctccttacTTACTTCGGCTACCTCTATTTCCAACTCCGAACCCACGCTCAACTATTCGAAGCCGAGgagaacgaagatgaggaagccGAAGTAGCCTCAATGGATCAGTGGAGCGCCGGAGCTTGGCTCGTGATCATTACCGTTATCACATCATTCTGTGCCGATATCCTCGTGGGCAGTATCGATGAGACAGCTGAACAATGGCACATCCCCAAGAG TATCCAGATCGCCGCTGGTATGATCCCTCTCTTGGTCATCATCGCTTGGCCCCTCCATAAAGATCTCACCTTGTTTTTC GCAAACTTTGAAACCATTGTGCTCTTCGTGTCTGTCATGTTGGTCAACCTCTTATTGCAAGATG GGCGAACCAATTACATGGAAGGTGTCATGT TGATCGCTCTATACCTTGTCATCGCACTGAGCTACCTCGTTTGA